A section of the Akkermansia muciniphila genome encodes:
- the rplN gene encoding 50S ribosomal protein L14, producing the protein MIQMESLVQVADNTGARSAKMIGVIGKRTRQAHIGDIITCHIRESIPTASVKKGTVVKAVVVRTAAPIRRDDGSVLRFDGNAVVIIDKDNNPRGTRIFGPVARELREKKFMKIVSLAPEVL; encoded by the coding sequence ATGATCCAGATGGAATCCCTAGTCCAGGTGGCCGACAATACCGGCGCCCGCTCCGCCAAGATGATTGGCGTCATCGGCAAGCGTACCCGTCAGGCCCACATTGGCGACATTATTACCTGCCACATCCGCGAATCCATTCCGACCGCTTCCGTGAAGAAGGGTACCGTGGTGAAGGCTGTGGTGGTGCGCACCGCCGCCCCGATCCGCCGTGATGACGGCTCCGTGCTGCGCTTTGACGGCAACGCCGTCGTCATCATCGACAAGGACAACAACCCGCGCGGTACCCGTATTTTCGGGCCGGTCGCCCGTGAACTCCGTGAAAAGAAGTTCATGAAGATTGTTTCCCTTGCTCCGGAAGTGCTCTAA
- a CDS encoding valine--tRNA ligase has protein sequence MSDLPKAYDPSLVEEKWQSRWIEEGCFKADPASEKPAYSIVIPPPNVTGVLHLGHVLNNTIQDILVRRARQKGYEALWLPGTDHAGIATQVRVEKDIKQTTGQSRHDLGREAFLEKVWEWKEKHGGIIINQLHKLGCSCDWDRERFTMDEEYTKAVGQVFIDLFREGLIYRGRRMVNWCPVSLTALSDEEVIMTEQKSKLYTVLYKLEDGSGALHVATTRPETIMADVAVAVNPKDPRYAHLIGKNVMRPLNAAPIPVIGDEYVEIEFGTGALKITPAHDKADFEIGRKFNLEIIDILTPDGHVNCPEVPELHGMDRFDARRKSVEMLEAAGLMVKIEDYDNKVGFSERANVPIEPRLSMQWFLKYPCVKEAADAVAGGDITFRPARWAKTYAHWLENIQDWCISRQLWWGHRIPVWYRKDKAEELRNAPALDASALEQGSLYVGTEPPADPENWIQDSDVMDTWFSSWLWPFSTMDDETRAKFYPTSDLVTGPDIIFFWVARMIMAGYRFQHDKPFSNVFFTSIIRDKIGRKMSKSLGNSPDPLDLIANYGADGLRFGLMRIAPTGTDVRFDESQIGEGRNFANKLYNATRFRLMQGAAEEGAAPHYSPVHIAIISKLRQLHADVEKALADYEFNALIQALYQFFWNEYCDRFLEAVKGDLRDGADPAARAATLTTMDTVLRHYLALLHPVMPHITEELWASLGFADANGGLPLMRTPLPSADALLAGLDEKRITLANTQAAALYETANKARNLKAEYDLSNNKNVSFILKTAHDVPQDILSRLSILANAKSVTRDAGYAAPKGTPAALTPLGELFLPLDGLIDVEAEKERLGKELDKIAREITKSSAKLGNAGFVERAPAEVVEQEKARLADWEAKQAQLKGMLDSLS, from the coding sequence ATGTCTGATCTGCCCAAAGCATATGATCCCTCCCTGGTGGAAGAAAAATGGCAATCCCGCTGGATTGAAGAAGGTTGTTTCAAGGCTGACCCGGCTTCTGAAAAGCCTGCCTACTCCATCGTCATTCCCCCGCCCAACGTCACGGGAGTGCTCCACCTGGGCCATGTGCTGAACAACACCATCCAGGACATTCTGGTGCGCCGCGCGCGCCAGAAGGGATATGAAGCCCTGTGGCTGCCCGGCACGGACCACGCGGGCATCGCCACCCAGGTGCGGGTGGAAAAGGATATCAAGCAGACAACGGGCCAGAGCCGCCATGACCTGGGCCGTGAAGCCTTTCTGGAAAAAGTCTGGGAATGGAAGGAAAAGCACGGCGGCATCATCATCAACCAGCTCCACAAGCTGGGCTGTTCCTGTGACTGGGACCGTGAACGCTTCACGATGGATGAGGAATACACCAAAGCCGTCGGGCAGGTCTTCATTGACCTCTTCAGGGAAGGCCTCATCTACCGCGGGCGCCGCATGGTCAACTGGTGCCCCGTTTCCCTTACCGCGCTTTCCGATGAAGAAGTCATCATGACGGAACAGAAAAGCAAGCTCTACACTGTCCTGTACAAGCTGGAAGACGGCTCCGGAGCTCTCCATGTAGCTACCACCCGCCCGGAAACCATCATGGCGGACGTGGCCGTGGCCGTGAACCCGAAGGACCCGCGGTACGCCCATCTCATCGGCAAAAACGTCATGCGCCCGCTCAACGCCGCCCCCATACCCGTCATTGGGGATGAATACGTGGAAATAGAATTCGGCACCGGCGCCCTGAAAATCACTCCGGCCCATGACAAGGCCGACTTTGAAATAGGCCGGAAATTCAACCTGGAAATCATTGACATCCTTACCCCGGACGGCCATGTCAATTGCCCGGAAGTGCCGGAACTCCACGGCATGGACCGCTTTGACGCGCGCCGGAAATCCGTGGAAATGCTGGAAGCCGCCGGTCTCATGGTCAAGATTGAAGACTATGACAACAAAGTGGGCTTCTCCGAACGCGCCAACGTCCCCATTGAACCGCGCCTCTCCATGCAGTGGTTCCTCAAATACCCCTGCGTGAAGGAAGCGGCGGACGCCGTAGCCGGCGGAGACATCACCTTCCGCCCCGCCCGCTGGGCGAAAACCTATGCGCACTGGCTGGAAAACATCCAGGACTGGTGCATCTCCCGCCAGCTCTGGTGGGGCCACCGTATCCCGGTCTGGTACAGGAAGGATAAGGCGGAGGAACTCAGGAACGCCCCTGCCCTGGACGCCTCCGCCCTGGAACAGGGCAGCCTTTACGTAGGAACCGAGCCCCCGGCGGACCCGGAAAACTGGATTCAGGACAGTGACGTGATGGACACGTGGTTCTCCTCCTGGCTGTGGCCCTTCTCTACCATGGATGATGAAACCCGCGCCAAATTCTACCCCACCTCGGACCTCGTCACGGGACCGGACATCATCTTCTTCTGGGTGGCCCGCATGATCATGGCCGGTTACCGCTTCCAGCATGACAAGCCGTTCAGCAACGTATTCTTTACATCCATCATCCGCGACAAGATTGGACGTAAAATGAGCAAATCCCTGGGCAATTCCCCGGACCCGCTGGACCTGATTGCCAACTACGGCGCGGACGGCCTCCGCTTCGGCCTCATGCGCATCGCCCCCACGGGCACGGACGTGCGCTTTGACGAAAGCCAGATCGGCGAAGGCAGGAACTTTGCCAACAAGCTTTACAACGCCACCCGCTTCCGCCTGATGCAGGGTGCGGCGGAGGAAGGCGCGGCTCCGCACTACTCCCCCGTGCACATCGCCATCATCTCCAAACTCAGGCAGCTTCACGCGGATGTGGAAAAAGCGCTGGCGGACTACGAATTCAACGCCCTCATCCAGGCCCTGTACCAATTCTTCTGGAACGAATACTGCGACCGCTTCCTGGAAGCCGTCAAGGGCGACCTGAGGGACGGCGCGGACCCCGCGGCGCGGGCGGCCACGCTCACCACCATGGACACGGTGCTCAGGCACTACCTGGCCCTGCTCCATCCGGTCATGCCCCACATCACGGAAGAACTCTGGGCCTCCCTGGGCTTTGCGGACGCCAACGGCGGCCTCCCGCTCATGCGCACACCCCTTCCCTCCGCGGACGCCCTGCTGGCCGGACTGGATGAAAAACGCATCACGCTGGCGAACACCCAGGCAGCCGCCCTCTATGAAACGGCCAACAAGGCGCGCAACCTGAAGGCGGAATACGACCTCTCCAACAACAAAAACGTCAGCTTCATCCTGAAAACCGCGCATGACGTTCCCCAGGACATCCTCTCCCGCCTTTCCATCCTGGCGAATGCCAAATCCGTCACCCGGGACGCGGGCTATGCAGCGCCCAAGGGCACGCCCGCGGCCCTGACGCCGCTGGGGGAACTCTTCCTTCCCCTGGACGGGCTCATTGACGTGGAAGCGGAAAAGGAACGCCTGGGCAAGGAACTGGATAAAATTGCCAGGGAAATCACCAAATCCTCCGCCAAGCTGGGCAATGCGGGCTTTGTGGAAAGAGCTCCGGCGGAAGTCGTGGAGCAGGAAAAAGCCCGTCTGGCGGATTGGGAAGCAAAACAGGCCCAATTGAAAGGCATGCTTGATTCCCTTTCCTAA
- the rpsQ gene encoding 30S ribosomal protein S17 — translation MSEQTETTKKPGLRKTRIGVVTSTKMDKTIVVEYVARVPHPKFKKIVKKSKKFYAHDENSTAKVGDKVRIVETRPLSKLKCWELVEVLTH, via the coding sequence ATGTCCGAACAAACCGAAACAACCAAGAAGCCCGGCCTTCGCAAGACGCGCATCGGCGTGGTGACCTCCACCAAGATGGACAAGACCATCGTTGTGGAATACGTTGCCCGCGTTCCGCACCCCAAGTTCAAGAAGATCGTCAAGAAGAGCAAGAAGTTCTACGCTCATGACGAAAACTCCACGGCCAAGGTAGGCGATAAGGTACGTATCGTTGAAACCCGCCCGCTTTCCAAGCTCAAGTGCTGGGAACTGGTGGAAGTGCTGACCCACTAA